A genomic window from Fibrobacterota bacterium includes:
- a CDS encoding carboxypeptidase M32 translates to MQIERMSAYDQLIAYLKELDHLGAAARLLQWDQETGMPPKGEATRADIQSTFARVLHEKAVSTQLADLVSAAQAEATDSDRARQLELVRRGVERAKKVPAALVEELASATSLGQQVWARSKKTSDFATFLPHLERIVELRRQEGACIAPEGGTPYDGLLSDYERGLRTEDWTRLFDELEKELPALAGEAIERNAARQEELGKLDALRGPFPAAQQMELCRKLASAIGYDFEGGRLDLSAHPFSETVHLGDSRITTRVTADDLGGSVFSTLHETGHALYEQGLPQALAGTPLGGFASMAVHESQSRLWENLIGRSDSFWQDQWGVVADIFPDLGKIGPERWAERSRWVRRTLVRTESDEVTYNLHVLVRFRLEKAMIAGDLAARDLPGEWNKAYVAMLGVEPANHAEGCMQDVHWSAGMFGYFPTYTLGNLLSAQLHTAAAAQGRTSSREDLLAWLRENIHAHGSRWETPELIKKATGKDPSASEFLAHLRRRYLAG, encoded by the coding sequence ATGCAAATTGAACGCATGTCCGCCTACGACCAACTGATCGCCTATCTGAAGGAACTCGACCACCTCGGCGCCGCCGCACGGCTCTTGCAGTGGGACCAGGAAACGGGCATGCCCCCGAAGGGCGAGGCGACCCGCGCCGATATCCAGTCCACGTTCGCGCGTGTCCTGCACGAGAAGGCGGTGTCCACGCAATTGGCGGATCTGGTTTCCGCCGCCCAGGCGGAAGCGACGGATTCTGATCGCGCACGCCAATTGGAATTGGTCCGTCGCGGCGTGGAGCGGGCCAAGAAGGTGCCTGCCGCCTTGGTGGAGGAGCTGGCCTCGGCCACCAGCCTGGGCCAACAGGTGTGGGCCCGTTCCAAGAAGACTTCCGATTTCGCGACGTTCCTGCCCCACCTGGAGAGGATCGTGGAGCTGCGCCGCCAGGAAGGCGCGTGCATCGCACCCGAAGGCGGCACGCCCTACGACGGATTGCTCTCCGATTACGAGCGGGGCTTGCGCACGGAGGATTGGACGCGCCTGTTCGACGAGCTGGAGAAGGAGCTTCCCGCTTTGGCCGGCGAGGCCATCGAACGGAATGCGGCGCGCCAGGAGGAGCTCGGCAAGTTGGACGCGCTGCGCGGTCCGTTCCCCGCCGCCCAGCAGATGGAGTTGTGTCGGAAATTGGCATCTGCCATCGGGTACGATTTCGAGGGAGGTCGGTTGGATCTTTCCGCCCATCCCTTCTCGGAAACAGTGCATCTGGGCGACAGCCGCATCACCACGCGCGTCACCGCCGACGACCTCGGTGGATCGGTGTTCTCCACGCTCCACGAAACCGGCCATGCGCTGTACGAACAGGGATTGCCCCAGGCGTTGGCGGGAACGCCGCTGGGCGGTTTCGCTTCCATGGCCGTCCACGAGAGCCAATCGCGCCTGTGGGAAAATCTGATCGGAAGATCGGACAGTTTCTGGCAAGACCAATGGGGTGTGGTGGCAGACATCTTCCCCGACCTGGGCAAGATCGGTCCCGAGCGTTGGGCGGAGCGATCCCGCTGGGTGCGCCGCACCCTGGTGCGCACCGAATCCGACGAGGTCACCTACAACCTGCACGTGCTGGTGCGATTCCGGCTGGAAAAGGCCATGATCGCCGGCGACTTGGCCGCACGCGACCTGCCGGGCGAATGGAACAAGGCCTACGTGGCCATGCTGGGGGTGGAGCCAGCCAACCACGCGGAAGGCTGCATGCAGGACGTGCACTGGAGCGCGGGCATGTTCGGGTACTTCCCCACCTACACGCTGGGGAACCTGCTCTCCGCCCAATTGCACACGGCCGCCGCCGCGCAGGGACGCACCTCTTCGCGCGAGGATTTGTTGGCGTGGCTTCGCGAAAACATCCACGCCCACGGATCGCGCTGGGAAACACCGGAGTTGATCAAAAAGGCCACGGGCAAGGATCCGTCGGCCTCGGAATTCCTGGCCCATCTGCGCAGGCGGTACTTGGCGGGCTGA
- a CDS encoding VWA domain-containing protein, with translation MALDLAKRNEKLTLSLAKQRIASIKAQVGCVLDRSGSMNHLYSNGTMQEYANRMVPLGLRFDDNGQIDSWAFTTSAFPTPSITAANVETFVRDNIQKISAGGTSFFPVLSAIIAHYFGAAALGSPEVKPGLLGGLFGAKSTPAVAPVFRPVSDPVYLIFQTDGENDDPSKTDSLLVSLERQGIYIQFVGVGIAGFSFLRKMADKYSNVGFFKVENLAATSEETLYDLLINAEFKTFLKTRFPASIREL, from the coding sequence ATGGCCCTTGACCTCGCCAAACGCAACGAAAAACTGACTCTCTCGCTGGCCAAGCAGCGCATCGCTTCCATCAAGGCCCAGGTGGGTTGTGTGCTGGATCGCAGTGGTTCCATGAACCATCTGTACAGCAACGGCACGATGCAGGAATACGCCAATCGCATGGTCCCTCTGGGGTTGAGATTCGATGACAACGGCCAGATCGACAGTTGGGCCTTCACCACCTCTGCGTTCCCCACGCCCTCGATCACCGCCGCCAACGTGGAAACCTTCGTCCGCGACAACATCCAGAAGATCTCGGCGGGTGGAACCTCCTTCTTTCCGGTGTTGAGCGCGATCATCGCTCACTACTTCGGGGCGGCCGCACTGGGATCACCCGAAGTCAAACCGGGATTGCTCGGAGGATTGTTCGGGGCCAAGTCGACGCCTGCGGTTGCTCCCGTCTTCAGGCCTGTGTCGGACCCTGTCTACCTGATCTTCCAAACCGATGGCGAGAACGACGATCCGTCAAAAACCGACAGCCTGTTGGTCAGTCTGGAACGCCAGGGGATCTACATCCAGTTCGTGGGAGTCGGGATCGCGGGATTTTCCTTCCTGCGCAAGATGGCCGACAAATACTCCAACGTGGGTTTCTTCAAGGTGGAAAACCTCGCCGCGACTTCCGAGGAGACCCTCTACGACCTTCTGATCAACGCCGAGTTCAAGACCTTCCTCAAGACCCGCTTCCCCGCGAGCATCCGGGAACTGTGA
- a CDS encoding pentapeptide repeat-containing protein translates to MSNNIDKFRQKLNQPADFQDLYGNTPQVLDGETLPNDSWRGLRLVGWTFKDVELERTRFDHVVFERCTLSGVVMDRAEFKNCQFKECVIEGTAVHGGSWKGNRFEGGRIVDLSLGANPRDNSALEWVDDTFQSVETARWSGGELPTTWTRPVFRKSTLHQSDLSAFHMLSPVFEDCQFSENNWNEPSGGEIEDGQFLRCSFRSNTLLHASWDAHIADSRFAEPDGTPRATSAENLSIEGSRGPVHLHGARQVKITGTASSASLEETSDLELDDVQGYGISLQGNSSRVHLKKAKVEDLTFYAGHFQDCVFQNLETVALSFWDAEFENCSFENILVTQKLSFFESPKFRQCRFVDFRLSPSAKLDDPDGHAPSPLPWSTPR, encoded by the coding sequence GTGTCAAACAACATCGACAAATTCCGTCAGAAACTGAATCAGCCCGCCGACTTCCAGGATCTCTACGGGAACACCCCGCAGGTCCTGGACGGTGAGACCCTTCCGAACGATTCCTGGCGGGGTTTGCGCCTGGTGGGATGGACCTTCAAGGACGTGGAACTGGAGCGGACCCGCTTCGACCACGTGGTCTTCGAGAGATGCACTTTATCCGGTGTGGTGATGGACCGCGCGGAATTCAAGAACTGCCAGTTCAAGGAGTGCGTGATCGAAGGGACCGCCGTCCATGGCGGCTCCTGGAAGGGAAACCGGTTCGAGGGCGGTCGGATCGTGGACCTGTCCCTGGGAGCCAACCCCCGCGACAACTCCGCCCTGGAATGGGTCGACGACACCTTCCAGTCGGTGGAGACCGCGCGCTGGTCCGGGGGCGAACTTCCCACCACCTGGACCCGCCCGGTGTTCCGGAAATCCACCCTGCACCAGAGCGATCTTTCCGCGTTCCACATGCTCTCGCCCGTCTTCGAAGACTGCCAGTTTTCCGAGAACAACTGGAACGAACCCTCGGGCGGAGAGATCGAGGATGGACAATTCCTGCGCTGCTCGTTCCGGTCCAACACCCTCCTGCACGCCTCGTGGGACGCCCACATCGCCGACTCCCGTTTCGCCGAACCGGACGGGACCCCCCGGGCAACCTCGGCCGAGAATCTTTCGATCGAGGGAAGCCGCGGTCCGGTGCACCTGCACGGCGCCCGCCAGGTGAAGATCACGGGGACCGCCTCTTCCGCCTCGCTGGAGGAGACGAGCGACCTGGAACTGGACGATGTCCAGGGCTACGGAATCAGCCTGCAGGGGAACTCGAGCCGGGTGCACCTGAAGAAGGCCAAGGTGGAAGACCTCACGTTCTATGCCGGGCATTTCCAGGATTGCGTGTTCCAGAACCTGGAAACGGTCGCCTTGAGCTTCTGGGATGCCGAGTTCGAAAATTGCAGTTTCGAGAACATCCTCGTCACCCAAAAATTGTCATTCTTTGAATCTCCCAAGTTCCGGCAGTGCCGGTTCGTGGACTTCCGCCTTTCGCCGTCGGCCAAGCTGGACGACCCGGACGGACATGCCCCATCGCCGCTGCCTTGGTCGACCCCCCGGTAG